The stretch of DNA CAACAGCAAAGGCATCCCTCACTACGAGGCTACACTGGCCAACAATGTCACTTCTACTGGGTGAGGCGCTGTGagaacagtaaaaaaaaaaaaagtatgcgaGACATGAACGATAATAAGTTCTCATCCTGCACTTCTCTCCTCCAGAGGAACTTTGTCCGACAGCCTCTTCACCTTCAGGACCAACGGTGAGTTCTCTTTTTGATTCAGAATTATCGGAAGGAGCTGCAATATCTTTGTcctgtaaattaaattattaaatcatctctaattttgtgtgtgtgtaaatgttgctTTGATGTgcgtcctttttaaaaaaaattagtttGTACGACCTCTGGAGTGAACTTCAggacactcttttttttaatctcaatgaggcttttcctggttaaatacatttaaataaaattacacgcaattatttatttattatatatattttttccccccccccgtgctcTCGCAGGCTGCTCCGGAAGGCTCGGTTTGGAATCCAACGCCGTGGCGGACACTCAGCTGTCGGCTTCGTCGGTGTTCGAGTGTAAAACCGGCTTCGGCGAGGACAGCGTGTGGGCGCCGTCGGGGGCGCGGCTTAATAAGGCGGGGCTGCCCTGGGCTTCTTATCAGCTCGACCAGCGGCAGTGGCTGCAGGTGGATCtcaagagggagaagaggatcACAGGTACACAACCACCTGCGATCATGacttaaacacaaacaccattTACCTGTTTTTAATTTGACCGTATGCCTTGAGCTCTCGTTCTCCCCGTCCTCTCATTCAGGCATCACCACCACCGGCTCCACCCAAAGAGAATACCAGTACTACGTTTCGGCTTACCGGGTCCTGTACAGTAACAACGGCCAGCAGTGGTCCATCTACAGGGAAGCAAATTCTTCACAAGACAAGGTAACACAATTACCAAAATCAATAAACCCTATGCGATTACATCATGGGGCTTTTTagttttccttctccttcaaaTTAGTGCAAATGGACAACAAAAATCTCACGTCGGAAGGCTGCGGGGCCACATACTTGGACCGTTTCCATAGCAACTGGTATTGACTAAGAGATGTTTATGGCAGGAAATGATCGAAGTCAGTGGTTTGAGTTAAGTGCTGCGATAGACAAGCCGGGGACACTTGGGCATTAATAATGAATGGATATGGATTTAGTGGCCGGGCTGGTAGGACGGAGCTGCTGGGGATTCTCACGGACTCTCGGTGTGCACGTGAACACTAAATATTCCACTATTGTTCGGGAGAGAACAATATTGGATATAAAACATGGATATTACAAAATTAGGCCTTTTTAGACGTGTGCGATGCGCCGACATAATCCACGTTTTATGAGCATCCTTCGGACGTACAGTATATGCATCTCAGGTGACCTCGTGTGCAGCCACACGTACATCATGGGGGCATTACCATTATTTGAAGTATGCATGGCTGCATGTAAATGGAAATATTAGTGGAATTTCACTTGGCTTAGAaggaatattgtctttttttgtaattagggCAAAACTTGAAATGTTGTGCGCATTTTAATCGGTCATTGCGTAGAGGAAGGTTGTCACTGCCAACGCTGGGCTACAGTTGGGTTAAAACCTCTGGCTCACTGTGTGGCAGGTGTTCCAGGGCAACATCAACTACCTGCACGAGGTGAGGAACAACTTCATTCCCCCGATCGAGGGCCGGTTCGTGAGGATCAACCCGACGCTGTGGCACCAAAGAATCGCGTTAAAGTTGGAGCTGGTCGGCTGCCAGATTACAAATACAGGttggtttaaaaacaaaaaacaaagaacgTAGAAAAACATTATTGATTTGTATCAGAAACAAAATTGAAAAGAGGTGTTTTTAAAGTTCCTCTTGTTTTTTGACAGTGAGGCGGAAGACCGAGCAGAGGCCGAGGATGTCGCCGCCCTCTCGTCACACCCCACCCGCCGGTACTAAACGGACCCCTCACCTCGGCGGAACCACACACACCCCCGACATTAGGAACACCACGATGCCTCCTCACACTGGCAAAGGTGCGTCcgattttagttttatttaaaaaaagaaaaaaggagagattGGTTTGATCCCGTATAGACGTTCTGATGATTGTTGTCGTATTTTGGCTCCTAGATGTGGCACTGGCAGCGGTTCTGGTGCCCGTGTTGGTCATGGTTCTGACTGCCCTCATCTTGATAGTGGTGTGTGCTTGGCACTGgaggaacaggtgtgtgtgtgtgttctcattatCATGCAAAGAAGAATAAATAATCCCTTTTTGAAAGCTTTATTGTGACTTTACTTTTCTCTCTCGGTAGGAAAAAGAGTTCTGAAGGGACGTACGATCTCCCTCACTGGGACCGCACAGGTATGTAATGCGTCTAATACGTCTGTATGTGCACCTGTGGATCTCTCACTGTGGATCTCTCGATCTCTCACTGTGCTTCTGCTGCAGACTGGTGGAAAAGCATGAAGCAGCTGTTGCCCTCCAAGATGGTGGAGACGGAGGATTCCGTTCGGTACAGCAGCAGTGAGGTGGGCCGGCTCACGGGGAGAGGCGCCGTACCCCGACTCCACGCTGAGCCTGCAGGTAAATACGGTTCACCATGGAGACGAGTAACCAGGTGCTCCGACCGAGTCACGGCACGCAGACGAGTCGTGTCTTCAGAGATGCCGAGACGTGTTTATCACAGAAATACAAGTATCCTGATGGTGCAACATAAACTTTGAGTTAAGTCCATTTCCTGCCTTGCAACACCTTGATGAGgtattattctttttaaaaaggacatcaCAGCCACCACCGGTCGTACACAGAAGTATTTTTAAACTAGTTTGACATCTTTCTAGTGTGAAAGAACCTTTTTGACATGTGTGCTAGCAGCTGGTGACTGATGGGAAGGATGCTGTGTTTTCAGAATACGCTCAGCCGCTGGTGAGCGGCGTCACGACGCTGGGCGCCCGGTCGACCTTCAAACCGGACGAGGGGCCCGACCCGGGATACTCCGATCCCGACCTGTACGACGCTCCCATCTCGCCGGACGTGTACCACGCCTACGCGGAGCCCCTGCCGGCGTCTGGGTCGGAATACGCCACGCCCATCGTGGTCGACATGGGCTGCCACCCGTCGGGGGGCTCCTCTCTGAGCCAGCCCGCCGCGGCGTGTAGTTTCATGGGTGCCGGGCCAGCCTCCCTGCTCCCGCGGACAGACGGCAGCCAATCGGAGCGGTTGGCTTATGACACGCCCAAAAATGCCACTGGACAGGTCACGCCCACTGAGGATCTGACCTATCAGGTACCTCAGAGTAGCACTCAGAAGCCAACGGGAAAGAGCTGAGGAGTCTGGGATGCACATGGCCTTaatctgccccccctccccctgatGGAGGGTTGttagtggaggaggaggtggtgtgaACCCGGAGCCCGGGCTTGAGTCTTGAATGAACACTACCTTTTTAGCTTTAGATTCATCCGGAGATGTCTGTATTGACTCAAATATTTCTGCATGGCCACAACCTGCTTGTGTAGTGCCATTAAAGTCCTATCACTGAAACCACAaagatgaatgtgtttgtgcCTGGTGTGAGGCGTAGatgaggtgtggggggggggggataaaaaaaggagaaagccGACTACTGTTTGATAAAGACTTTGTCCCTGTTCTGTGATCCTTTAGTCGTTCTGTGAAACTGTGATTTCCATTAATCTTTGTGTTCCATGTTGAactttgtacctttttttttttttttttttgatgagaAGCATTCATCAGATCTAAAAAGGGGGTTCTCCTCCTCGTGAATGAACTGCATGTTAAGTGGCCCACGTCCTCTCTAGAGAGCTCTACTGGTTCATGGTACGTCTCCGTCTTACTTTGTTTAAAAAGCAtgacttggaaaaaaaaaagtgtgtgtgtacagttctAGTGATTACCCCCCATTACTGCACACCTGTTCAAACTCCAGATGATTTTtactgatatttattttttatttcacatccTGCTGATGaggaaaaacttttttttattttttataaatagccCCACAAGTCACCGATTACACGTCCGCTGtaggttttttgttttgttttattaacctCGTCAGAGATGTATGTGAACTTGAAAAAGGCTCAAATGGGGTGAGATTCATAGTGAAGATTCTGTCATAAAAAGACCAAATGTTGCCTTTTTTGTTGTGTATATGCAATGTTGATCCTCAACAGAACCACACGTGTGCCAACAGCGCAGGTGAAGCAGTCTTAATGTGTGAacaaagtttgtttttaaaacctAGTTAGTTAAAGAAAAGGTACAAGTGAGATGGGTTAATCTGTTACAGCTGATAGTTTCTTAGCGATTTCCTGTTCgtcctgatttttttttttttaaagattgtatTCGTGCATCATGGTGATTGTCTcgtgtttggaaaaaaaaaaaaaaaaatgggtgtTTTGATTGTCTTTTTGATGTGAATGTTCAGTCTTTGGAGCACCGGTTGGACCGCGGTACCAATCTGACCCAGAACACTGAGGCAGATGGAACGAGCTGCTTTAGAACTTTTACAGAATAGccacctgaggagaggaggggaggggtgggggtgttcTTCACAGCTGTGACACCACTCCGGCTCCATAACCGAGGCAATCTATCTACAGGTTTTGGTGCTCCCTGGTCAGAGGGATTTGTGTTTATGTGGCTCTCACTGATTGTACATAGAGAAATAAAagagttttaaaagaaaatgttttattgcaaTCTTCAGGCCATAATGGATCGTACACATGGTTGTCGGCGGATGTTATTTATTATGCTAAACACACCTAATAAACAGATTGGCATGCAGACATACCTTTTAAAATGCAAGGCCTGTTTTTAGCATTTGCACCGGCTAATTATTGTGctgtaattatattaaaaaaacataactaaATTTACACCGTACAAATTAGCATGACTAGTCGTTTCTGAGACACAAAATACTGCTTTAACACCTCCAGTGAATAGTTTTTGTAATCattagaataaatacattatgttAATAAATATTAACAGTGCGTGACAAAACggtgtgtatttaaaaaaaaaaaaaaagtaaataatattCAAGTAAAAATCAACATGAAAAAGAAGTCCTTCAGTTGGTCAAAGAAAACATCACAAATAAAAAGCCCCGACATGAGGTTCATTTAGCTGGCaattttttccaaaatgtcaaacttgaTTCGCATAAACCGTCGTCTCTAAAAACAGCATCCCGGTTCCACGTCTCGCCCTCCATGTTCCTCTCATTCCTCCATGTTCCTCCCATTCTTCCCAAACTTGCACCACGCCACCGTGAGGACGACGGCTACGAGGAGGGTCAGGCAGCTGGTTATGAGGTAAGCGATCGGCAGGAAGTGGTTCTGACCTCCGAACCAGGTCACCGTGGTCAGCACCACTTGCTTTCTGCCTCGGAAGTGCTGCACGGGGAAGTCTGGGAAGCCGGAGGTCAAGGCTGAAAAAGGGGGAAGCTCGACAGTCCTAAGATACCCCCCCAACAGAAGATAAGACAGGAAGCTATCGGACGTGTGTGCCATACTTGAACCCTGTAAGAGACCCGGTTAAAGGATACTGTAGGAGACGTCCACGCTGTAGTTCCCCGCAGGCAGACCCTTGATGAAGGGCTTCTTGGCTCGGTATAAAACCCCGTAGAGCTTCTTGAAATTGGGGAAGGCCGCCTCCCTCATCCAGACGATCAGGTCGTCGTTGATGAAGCCGTTGTTGGCCGGGTCTCGGGGGTCCAGCTCGTATGCGGGCTTCTGCCAGTACCGAGGCTGCGCCGTACCTGAGGAGTGGCCGTCGCACAAATCAAGACGAGACGAAAAGAGACCTGACTccgatatccccccccccctctcatcccCCGTTTTACCTTGGAACACCTGAGCGAGGGTCATGTTGCCGTCCTTCGGGTTGCGGTACTTGATGTTCTTGTCCGTGTACCAGGTGATGCCTTGTCGCAGCAGAGGGACCGGAACCGCGGGGCCGCTGGAGCCGCCGTGGTAGCTCAGAGTGAAGGAGTCTGGGGGAACCGATGGGAGTTcagtgaggatgatgatgatgatgatgatgacgacaacaacaacaacaacaacaagtgtgtGTTATGAGCGGGGCTTACCGTTGAAGACGCTGTTGGCCACAGCACCACAGGGGGCAATGGGGAGTCCCTTTTGGTCCTTTATGAACGGCTCGCAGTACGTACTCGGGTTCTAGTCGGGAAAGAACGGTGAAGACATCAAGTACTGTAATTTGGGGATTTTATTATACTTTCAGAACAtttaataacaaattaaataacattacTTTCCAGATTCAGGTTTTACGTGCAAAAATATTTAATCAGTTTGCAAATTAAGATTTTCCATACAATATAATATCCATTTGTACATCAAGAAGTTGAAACTAGCGTCACCTCCACTAAGTACACTCTACCATATTTTAAATGCAGACTTAATACATCGTCTCTAAAGTAACACAGCTGGTCTTTGTCGTCATGGTGATGCATGAACACAAACTGTGGCGGAGCACCTTTAAGTTCGTCGTCCTCCCGACCATCTGCCCGTCGTCTCTGGAGTCCATGTATCTGCGGAGGTTCTGATGGAAGTTCTGGAGGCCGTAGTAGAAAAAGACGTCTCCCTGGAACAAGCGGCAGGATGCAGAATTATGTCTTTCAAATTAACAGTgttgcaaaaagaaatgaataTAGGAATATAATCTTAACCAGGGTTCTCTCAACCATACTCGAATAACTCGGGTGTCTAGAAAAAGGATTGGAAGAGGACCCGAAGCTGCTTTAGAGGAGCGTTCGTTACCTTGAACGCTTTCTCGATGCGAAACTCCACTTTGCAAAAGCAGTTTAGCGCTGCTTTGCTCACATTCTTCCGCATCTCAAAACATTCGTCACACGAGCCGGCCTTCGTGTAGTCCAGCTGGAAGGACAACGGAGAGTCAAATGGAGAAAGTAGGACACAAAAAggaccctttttaaaaaaaacaacatttatttttattggtaTTCAATCGTCTCTTTGTATTTCTCCATGTTAAAAACAAACGGACTAGAACATACTGAGAAACGCACTTGCCTTGAGTTCCTGAGTGCTCTGCAC from Cyclopterus lumpus isolate fCycLum1 chromosome 21, fCycLum1.pri, whole genome shotgun sequence encodes:
- the dcbld2 gene encoding discoidin, CUB and LCCL domain-containing protein 2, with amino-acid sequence MGRAVMVGREPTGAGGLVLSILIILTAEGCRAQKGDGCGPSVLGPSSGTLSSLGYPGTYPNDTVCEWEISVPRGNRVHFRFAELDFENSNCQVNYLRLYNGIGPERSEIVKYCGLSVKVKELIESTGNQVTVQFMSGTHRTGRGFYLSYSTTEHTDLITCLDKGTHFPEAEFSKYCPAGCLTSTEEISGTIPNGYRESSPVCVAAVHAGVVSNGVGGRISAVNSKGIPHYEATLANNVTSTGGTLSDSLFTFRTNGCSGRLGLESNAVADTQLSASSVFECKTGFGEDSVWAPSGARLNKAGLPWASYQLDQRQWLQVDLKREKRITGITTTGSTQREYQYYVSAYRVLYSNNGQQWSIYREANSSQDKVFQGNINYLHEVRNNFIPPIEGRFVRINPTLWHQRIALKLELVGCQITNTVRRKTEQRPRMSPPSRHTPPAGTKRTPHLGGTTHTPDIRNTTMPPHTGKDVALAAVLVPVLVMVLTALILIVVCAWHWRNRKKSSEGTYDLPHWDRTDWWKSMKQLLPSKMVETEDSVRYSSSEVGRLTGRGAVPRLHAEPAEYAQPLVSGVTTLGARSTFKPDEGPDPGYSDPDLYDAPISPDVYHAYAEPLPASGSEYATPIVVDMGCHPSGGSSLSQPAAACSFMGAGPASLLPRTDGSQSERLAYDTPKNATGQVTPTEDLTYQVPQSSTQKPTGKS
- the tmem30c gene encoding transmembrane protein 30C isoform X1, giving the protein MGEAKGKSGPSARRPDNSAFKQQRLPAWSPMLTANTVLPFFYFMALSCMLLGVWLLLTVQSTQELKLDYTKAGSCDECFEMRKNVSKAALNCFCKVEFRIEKAFKGDVFFYYGLQNFHQNLRRYMDSRDDGQMVGRTTNLKNPSTYCEPFIKDQKGLPIAPCGAVANSVFNDSFTLSYHGGSSGPAVPVPLLRQGITWYTDKNIKYRNPKDGNMTLAQVFQGKTGDERGGGISESGLFSSRLDLCDGHSSGTAQPRYWQKPAYELDPRDPANNGFINDDLIVWMREAAFPNFKKLYGVLYRAKKPFIKGLPAGNYSVDVSYNFPVQHFRGRKQVVLTTVTWFGGQNHFLPIAYLITSCLTLLVAVVLTVAWCKFGKNGRNMEE
- the tmem30c gene encoding transmembrane protein 30C isoform X2; the encoded protein is MGEAKGKSGPSARRPDNSAFKQQRLPAWSPMLTANTVLPFFYFMALSCMLLGVWLLLTVQSTQELKLDYTKAGSCDECFEMRKNVSKAALNCFCKVEFRIEKAFKGDVFFYYGLQNFHQNLRRYMDSRDDGQMVGRTTNLKNPSTYCEPFIKDQKGLPIAPCGAVANSVFNDSFTLSYHGGSSGPAVPVPLLRQGITWYTDKNIKYRNPKDGNMTLAQVFQGTAQPRYWQKPAYELDPRDPANNGFINDDLIVWMREAAFPNFKKLYGVLYRAKKPFIKGLPAGNYSVDVSYNFPVQHFRGRKQVVLTTVTWFGGQNHFLPIAYLITSCLTLLVAVVLTVAWCKFGKNGRNMEE